A window from Salminus brasiliensis chromosome 7, fSalBra1.hap2, whole genome shotgun sequence encodes these proteins:
- the rgs8 gene encoding regulator of G-protein signaling 8, whose protein sequence is MKTRLGCLSNKSDSCSDFSEFLPPGPERSTRYLKLSPDEVTKWADSFDVLLSNKYGLAAFRAFLKTEFSDENIEFWLACEDYKKIKSPAKLVSKANKIYKEFIDVQAPREVNIDFRTRQETKQKLLEPTSSSLNEIQAKVFSLMEKDSYPRFLRSKFYQELLNRTQMYCQRKSV, encoded by the exons ATGAAAACCAGACTTGGATGTTTGTCCAATAAATCTGACTCATGCAGCGACTTCTCTGAATTTTTGCCTCCTGGGCCAGAAAGATCCACAAGATACCTAAA GTTGTCCCCAGATGAAGTAACTAAATGGGCAGATTCATTTGATGTTCTTCTGTCAAACAAGT ATGGCCTAGCAGCGTTTAGAGCGTTCCTCAAAACAGAGTTCAGTGATGAGAACATTGAGTTCTGGTTAGCCTGTGAGGACTACAAAAAGATCAAATCACCTGCTAAGCTGGTGTCTAAAGCCAACAAAATCTACAAGGAATTCATTGATGTTCAAGCACCTAGAGAG GTTAACATTGACTTCCGGACCAGGCAAGAGACCAAACAGAAGCTTCTGGAGCCAACCTCGTCCAGTCTTAATGAGATCCAAGCCAAGGTGTTCAGCCTAATGGAGAAAGACTCCTACCCTCGGTTTCTGCGATCAAAATTCTACCAGGAGCTACTGAACAGAACGCAGATGTACTGTCAGAGGAAATCTGTTTAA
- the rgs16 gene encoding regulator of G-protein signaling 16 has product MCRGLAALPNTCLERAKGLKARVSSFLDWRLLCYAYKLRKPRLTLEECLRWKESFEKLLSSKHGLYAFRAFLVSEFSEENIAFYLACEDYRNTKSPAKLRSKAQRIYNEFIGSEAPREVNIDHETRDITQANVKSPTPTCFDSAQYRIYILMEKDCYPRFLRSSAYRDLVSQLTKKNAKAATKKA; this is encoded by the exons ATGTGCAGAGGATTAGCAGCACTGCCAAATACTTGCCTGGAAAG GGCTAAAGGATTAAAAGCACGCGTGAGCAGCTTTCTGGACTGGAGACTGCTGTGCTACGCCTACAAACTGAGGAAACCAAG ACTGACCTTGGAGGAATGCCTAAGGTGGAAAGAGTCTTTTGAGAAGCTCCTGTCCAGCAAAC ATGGACTGTATGCCTTCAGAGCTTTTCTGGTGTCTGAATTCAGTGAGGAGAACATTGCCTTCTACCTAGCCTGTGAGGACTACAGGAACACAAAGTCTCCAGCCAAGCTACGGTCTAAAGCCCAGAGGATTTACAATGAGTTTATCGGAAGTGAAGCACCGAGAGAG GTTAACATTGACCATGAGACTCGAGACATCACCCAAGCCAATGTAAAGAGTCCCACACCAACCTGCTTtgactcagcccagtacaggaTCTACATCCTGATGGAGAAAGACTGCTACCCACGATTTCTTCGGTCATCCGCATACCGGGATTTGGTTAGCCAGTTAACCAAGAAGAACGCTAAAGCTGCCACCAAAAAGGCCTGA